gatgaagggagagggagagagagaaacatcagtgatgagaaagaatgattggtcggctgcctcctgcatgtgccctgaccgagaatcaaaccgtgacctcctggttcataggtcagtgcacAACCACTgcgccataccagctgggctacaATAAAATTCTTAATTGTTCAGTTGCACTATATACATTTCCAGTGCCCAGTAGTCACGTGTGGCTGGCGACTATTGTATTGCACCACCCAGACACAGAGCATTTCCATCATTGCAGAAAATCCTCTTGGACATCTCAGGTCTGCACCAGAGGTCAGCAGACTATGACCTACAAGTCAAGTCTGCCTTGCCACCCTGCTTTGGTGGATAAGTTTTTTATTGGGACAGTCACGCCCATTTATTTACATACTGTTTGGAGGCTGCAACAACAAAGTTGAGTAATTGCAACAGCGACCTGCAAAGccacaaatatttactatttgtccCTTTAGAGAAAAAATTTGTCAATTTTTGGTCTAGATTAAGCAGGGCGTGTGTTGCATTGGAAAACTGCAGACAATTTTGCATTTCAGGAAACTAAGGCACTAGCTTAAAGGTTGACTGGAGAGGTCATTGGGTAGGTAGGTTCAGGAGGGCCCGGTATGCCTGCATTTCTCAGGGTGTGTGTACTCAAGAATACCAGTCCGATGAGGTGCTATACAAAGGACTCTGTGGTCAAATAAGCTCTGGAAGTGCTAAACACGGGCTCCGCCTCCTTCAGTTTCACAAGCACATCAAAGGCTCTGTGAAGTCCTGCATTAAAGAAATGCGTTATATTTTGCATAACCCCAAAGCTATTTCACCAAAGAATGTTTTCTTGTAATACCTAGATTAAAATTCTGTAGAACTGAGGTTATTTGAAACATACTTTGAGATGAGATGCTTGGCCTTAAGGTACCACAGAAGGCTTTCAATCAAAGGAGTGACATatttaaatgtactttaaaatgtGTGATCCTTGATACTTCATTGGCTGGCACATGTTTCAATGGCACTGGCCTAACCTAGCATCATGGTAATAGTGAACTTGTCTAAATCAAGCCCCCCTGTTCTCTTTGAAGTCTTACTCATATTTGTATCTTATAAAGCTCCTTACTGGCTTGAGGCCCTTTGTCAGCTCTCCATATATTTGTGGGACGGAGATGAATTGATTGGCAGTATAGCCACAGACACTGGAATTATGAAATCATTAGTCTTCTTCCTTAATTAGCAACTTGGCAGAAGCTAGTGTCCCCATATTGGAGGAGCAACCAGGAAACAGAGCAGAAATGTGAGGGCGGGGGAAATATTTTAAGCTGTCAAATGGCTTTGAAGTCTGCAGATAAGAGCCTCCGCTGCATAAACAGCCTGCCTGTGGGGGTGCCATCTCTGGCTGACTCACTCACTGGGCCCAGTATCAGGCCAAATGAATGTGCCATTAGCGCCGCCGAGTCAACACAGGCCCCcacaccctccaccctcctcccagccacgGAGACATAGCTCctctcctgcatgggccctggtGCGCGGAGGGGCCCTGGGATGTAAAGCCACTGGTTCCCTTCTTCTGGCTCCTTCAGCTTTGGAAAGGAGGCTGGTTAGGTTTTTCTTGGGAAGGATGGAGCTATGACCGACTTACTTTGTTACGTGTGGTTTCCTTTAGATTCGGTGCTCTCCTGGGGACCTTACCTGTACAGCATGGTAAGTAGGTGTGGCCTCACCTCTGCACCCTCCATCGTCAGCAGCCCAGCAGACCTCTTCTGGCTCTGTCCTCAGGAAGGACAAAGCTAGCCGAGTGCGCCTGTGTGGTCGACACTGCTCCTTAGGGACTTCCGGTCCATATCAAATTGGAGACCTTAAGCTATAGCTAGCCTTGGGGACAAATTTAAAGAAACATCAGCACAGTTATCCCATTTCTTCAGGGACAAGAAACACAGCTTTTTAAATCCCCTCAgctctttattataaaaatgttcagccctagctggtttggctcagtggatagagcctcgacctgcagactgaagggtccatggttccattccagtcaagggcacgagctcaggttttgggctcgattcccagtagggggcatgcaggaggcagcggatcaatgattctctctcatcattgatgttttctatctctccctctcttttcctctccgaaatcaataaagacatattttttatatgttcaAATATGCAGGAAAGTGAAAAGATCACTATGAACACCCATATACCCAccatctagaccagccgtgggcaaactatagcccgcgggccgaatccagcccgtttgaaatgaataaaactaaaaaaaaaaaaaaaaaaaaaagaccgtacccttttatgtaatgatgtttactttgaatttatattagttcacacaaacactccatccatgcttttgttccggccctccggtccagtttaagaacccattgtggccctcgagtcagaaagtttgcccacccctggtctagactctgttaacattttgttgtattttttccaTAAAAAAGATGTGACTTGGCCACTTTCGGATGTAaactccccttcctccttcccactctttcTGTTACCCAGCCCTAACTGTAGCAAAGCCCGGTCTGTGTCTCTAAGCAAAGTGGGCCCTTGTGCGTTCCTTTGCCTTGCAGTCTCTTCTCGATGACCAAGGCCTGGCAGAGGTGTCTCAGGTGGCAGAGCAAGTCCTGGATGCCGTGAATAAGGGGCTCTACAAGGAGGCCACCCAGCTGTGGGGAAAAGCAGAAATGGTCGTTGAACAGGTAACGGCACACGCTCGGGGGTTTCTTTCCCATGACTGAAGGGCCCTTGGTTGGTGTGGGAGGATTGGGGGGTCTATCCTGAGGCGCCCCAAAAGTCAGCTCCTGCTGCCTGTGCATTAACACACGGCTCGTGGTTTTTCTCCTGTGGCATCTTTGCTCGGCTGCTATGAGCTGCTccctcctcaccgcccccccccccccccccccgcaccccacaggctgggctgactGAGCCTGCCGAGAGCTGCATTTCTTTCTGGCAGATTTACAAAGAGAAATCTGGCCTTGGATACGGTGGAGGGCCAGGTGCCTTTCTGCTCTGCAACGTTGATAATGGAGAAATAAAGTCAGCAAACTGCCAAATATACTTCTGTATTTCAGAACACGGACGGGGTGAACTTCTATAACATCCTAACTAAAACTGCTCCCATGTTCACCACGAGGTCAAGCCTAGAATTCACCCAGAGCCACCTAGGTGAGTGAACCTGGAAGCTGCTGGACCCTGTCTCATCCTCTGTGCGAGATGAAACCAATTTCTTTTCAaggctttattttattcatttattttatttttattttttaaattaaatttttatttttgaaggtatcatatatgtcccctttttccctctattgacctcttctagcccgccctcaacccccaccccccaccccaggcctccaccaccctattatctgtgtccacgggttatgcatatatgcatacaagttctttggttgatcccttcccacccatttacttatttattcatttatttattttaagtgatAGTTGGCCTACactgttatattagtttcaggtgtacaacacagtgattcaACATCTTTACATTTTAGAAAGTGATCACCAtagtaagtctagtaaccatctgtcgcCGGACTATAAAGCTTCATTAGTATGTAATTCACACGCCATAAAATTCACCCCTTTTGAGTGTATATGCTGTGGCTTTTAGTTCactcacagagttgtgcaatccTCACCACAATCCAGTTCCAGACCGTTTCCCAGAAAGATCCCACATGTCTGTGTGCCGCTGattcagcagcaggcagccactcCTCCGCTCTCTCTTCGTCTAGACTTGCCTTTTCAGGGCATCTTGTAGCAATGGCTTCATGCAATAGGTCATCTGTGGaacatctggcttctttcacgtaGTATGTTTGAAGTTTGGAAACCAGCTTCTGCACCCTGGATGATGATGCCAGACCTCCTGCAGGCTGGGTTGAGCTGTCTTTTCAGCTGCCCCAACGTCACGGTGGGTGCCGCATGTGGCATCCTCCTCCTTTAGAGGCGGATCAAGGCCGCAGGGGCCCTCTAGATGCCACTGCTCCCTGGTTTCTTTGGGCCGTGCTGGCTACTCTCCGCCGCCCCAAAGTACTTGAAATGCAGCAACCAACACTGATAAATCCTCTCCAGTTTcagtgtgtttctgttttcttcctccaTCTGGGGTGAATCAAGGTGACACTTTTCATTTCCCCGCCGAAAGCCTCCTTCTTCGCACAGCAGATTGGAAAAGTCCTCCTGGTCTCATTTTCACTCCTTTGACTCACGGTGTACGTCTGTTTCAGTTCAGCTTTACCAACGTCACGTGAGACACCTGAATCGGGACGACTTAAACCAGCTCATGAACGGGCCCATCAGAACGAAGCTCAAAATTATTCCCAAGGATTGCTCCTGGGGAGGTAAGTCTTGCGACCTAATTAAGTGCCGCTTGTGGAGTTGGGGAGGAGGTGAAGAAAGGTGCAAATTCAAAGGCCTTAATTGGTAGAATGGGTTTTGTTGGTGGTGACGATCGTATGTGGCAGGTAGAACAGTGTTATTGTCCACATGTTGTAGAGGAGCAAAAAAAAGACAGTAAGTGACATGCCAGATTTGGTTCAAAGTCAGAGGTGGGTTGGGAGAGAAATGCCGTGGTTGGTTATGAGGTGATTGTTGAAGCCAGGTGTGAGTACGCTATCAGTTTGAAGTTTTCCATAATAGCAGGCTGAGATATAGAAAAGCCATGCCTGAGGCCACAGTTGGTTACAGGTGTGACTTCTAGACAAAGGTCCTTTTGGACAGGTTTGGCCAGTTCTCTGGCCGGGCTCCTCCTGGTGCGGGATGTGGTCCAAGTGTTTACCGCCTTCTGGCCTGAAGGCCATAGTGAGGAAATGTTGGGGTCCTCAGAGACCAGGCCAGGTGGAAATCTTGGATAAGGACCTGGTTAGTCCTGTTGAAAGGCCGGGAGCCAGTGGAACACCCAGGCTCCTGGAGGGGAAACACTCCATGCTGGGGAGAGTTTTGTTGATCCCCCAAAGTGATGGTCTGGAGGTTTTCTAGGGCGGCCCTGTGACAGCTGCTGAGACTCTGGGGACACGGGCCATCCTCCCCACCTGCAGAGAGCTGAAGGCTCCTCCTAGACCTGGTGTCATCTCCTCCTCAGAGttttctagaaatgaaaaaagTTAATGTGATCAAATAAGAAGAATGTGGTGTCAGTGCTACAAGGGATGAGGATAGCTGTGGGGAGCTGTTGTGGCGCCGAGAAGAAAACATGAGCAGCCACAGGGCCAGGTCCAGCTCAGGCTCCTGTGAGCACATGTCTGCAGCCCAAGCCcttcattttatcttcatttacGGCGGTGTTTTCCAGCCCCTGCTTCTCTGGTGGAAGGGTGGGTTGGGTGGACGGGCTTAGTGACTACTTTTTTTCAGCCAAACTCTCTTTGGCTCCGGGTGTGTCTGTCTATGTAGGTTTGGAAAGGACAGAGTGACCTTGGCCAATGCCCCCAGTGTCTTGAGTTCCAGTTTGTGGTAAAGCATACATGCTCTGGAGTCAGCCAGGCCTGTTTTCCTATCCCAGTTTGCCACTGACCAGCTGTTTCGACTCGGACATGTGTtgtagcctctctgagcctcattttctttaACCTTTGTACAAGTTAAGAGACCTTACCTCCCAGGGTAGTGATGAAGAGGAAATGAGATGTTGCTTATAAAGTACAGTGactagcaaataaaaataaatgcgtACGCTATTGTTATTGTTCGGTGTTATGATGATGGTGGAGTTGGTGGTGGTCAGGAGTCCACTGGGAATCTGTACTGACCAGCTCCTCCTGCCGGGGACTCGCCCTCCACGTGGTCACCTTCTCCCCTTGCCTGGGACTATTCCTCCACAGGCTTACTGAGGGCGAACTCTAAATTGGTCTGGGTCTGATGTGGTTTATCACTAGGGTAGCCTCACTTGTTCAAAACTTAGAACTTGGCCCTAatcggttttctcagtggttagagcgtcagtccacagactgaagggtcccagggttgattccagtcaagggcatgtacctcgattgcaggctgcATCCCCGGCGctggtcaggactcatgcaggaggcaaccaatcagtgtgtctctctctctgtctttccccctccctcccactctctctgaaaatcaatggaataaatatcCTTGAGTTgaggattaataaacaaacaaaaatgccatCACTGTCATCACCACACTTGAGAGAGCAGAGCATGTGCTGTTTATGCTTGCCTTCTGCACAACCAGCTCAGGGCATGGAGACCCAGGCCGGTTGGTCCCTGTGGGTGAAGCATCTGTGTGTTCAGTCTTTTGGGTGCTACACCAGGCTCACATTTGGGTGCCAGGGCCCAGAATGCTCTGGGCTGGAAGGTACCCCTTATTCTGGTGGATTCCAAGCtgctccctctttctccttcctcatgtgcaggccaggctaacaACGTCTTCCTGAACATGGAGGAGGACTTCATGAAGCCAGCCATCAGCGTGGTGGACGAGTTGCTGGAAGCCGGGGTCAACGTGACGGTGTATAACGGACAGCTCGATCTCATCGTGGACACCATGGGTAAGAACCCACTCTGAGTGGCACGTGGAGGCGGTGTCTGGGGTTGAGCTGGAAGGGAACTGGCCTCAGGCACATCCGTCTTGGGGCTGGTGACATTGAGGTGCTAGGAAGAAGGCCATTTCCCATTTACCCATCCACCCCTGACCTTGATTCTTGGAAGAGGGTGGAGCCACCTGAGGCTGTGATCCCTCAGAGAAGTGTAGGTGCATCCAACTGTTGAGGCTCTTCGGTGTAGTTAACGAAAACAACACCTACCcccaccacaaaaataaaaaagaagacatttttctGACCACTGGACAGATGGACTATTTCATTGAGGGAAAACCTTGCAGGGTGATTTAAGACTGAACCCTAAGGACTCTGTAAAACGAGGACCCGGGGGAAGTGGTCTTTGCAGAGCCACTGTCGCACTGGCTGTCAGCGCATGCCCACTTCTGGGGTCAGCAGGGCCAGGAGAAGCACGGGGGCAGGTGCTCCGAACCAGCAGGCCAGCCAGACGTGGGGTCTGCTGGGTGTGGTGTGTTTCTTAGCGTCAGCAGGACTGAATCTTTCTGTGACTTGTAAGCCAAGGGCGCTAAAGACAACATGAAGAGGTTCTGCAATTCTTCCCACATTTCTAACCCGAGACTTCTCAGTCCCCCTGACAGCTGCCACCTCCCAGTCCCAGATGGCCTCCCTCCAGAGCATACGGCAGTGGGAGAGCGAGAGGCAGAAACTGGTCGGGCTCTCCAGCTGGGTTTCCCCATAGGCCTGGGTATCACAGGAGCTTGCTaaaaatgcagactctcaggccccacccagacctactgagtcagaactTGCATTTTTACAAGGGGAAGGGTTTCTTTCCCcttttaaaagcaatttattaaatttattgggataacattggttaataggattatatagatttcaaatgTACActtctataatacaccatctgtatatttcATGTctattcaccacccaaagtcaagtctgcTTCtgttaccatttatcccccccttcacccttttctacctcccccaaccccctttccttctgataatcaccatactgtggtctgtgtctatgaatttttgtttgtttgtttgtttgttgcttttagttttatgtcccgtatacaagtgaaatcatatggttcttgacttttcccatctgacttattttcattagcatgatattctcaagatccatccatgttgtcacaaatgacagtatttcCTCTTTTGTTATGGCTGAGTATTCCGTTGTATAtctgtaccacatcttctttattcagtccTCTACTAAAGTATGCTTAGGTTGTTCCCCTGTCTTGGCCATCGTCAATAATGCTGCAATgcacatgggggtgcatatatctttatgaataaatgttttcaaactttCCAGGTAGAtgcccagaagaggggttgctgggtgatatggtagctctattcttgaTTTTTTGAGAGCCTTTCATATGGTTCCCCatggtggctgtaccagtttacatcaccaccagcaatgaatgcgggttcctttttctccacaacctctccaacacctgttattacttgtctttttGATGCTATCCATTCTAACAGCTGTGacatggtatttcattgtgtgtttttttaaatatatttttattgatttcagagaggaagggagagggagagagagagagatatcaatgacaAGACAGAaccatcaataggctgcctcctgcatgccccacactggggattgagcctgcaatccaggcatgtgccctgactgggaatccaaccatgatctcctggtccataggtggacattcaaccactgagccaagccagccaggctcattgtggttttgatttgcattttacaaGGGTGAGTTTTATGCACATTATTATGCTTTGGGAAAAGCCAAGTTACACGAActaggttgtttgtttgtttgtttttaattatatatgagggtttattccaatactgccggcagtatgggagagctgCAGGTCATTCACAAAAATGAGCTCTGtagccccccataagccagctgcttatatagggtaggacTAGATTATAGGGGGAGGTAGGGATTACAGGAATTGGGAAGTTGACAatgcaggctggggtgggactaGGACCTAGATTTCTTTCTACTCTGCCCCACAGTTAATGCCAGgcccttctctgtccctctcatCAGGTCAGGAGGCCTGGGTAAGGAAACTGAAGTGGACGGAACTGTCCAAGTTCAATCAGCTGAAGTGGAAGCCCCTGTACAATGACCCTACATCTTCCGAGACGTCTGCTTTTGTCAAGAGCCACAAGAACCTGGCTTTCTACTGGATTCTCAAAGCCGGACACATGGTGAGAGAGAGGCTGATTCTGTTCCAGATCTAAATCCTTCTGAGAGGGACGCCATGGGCGGCTGATTATGCCTGGGTGCACTGCCTACACGCGATGGTCTTACACGAAGCACTTTGGGCTTGAAAGCGTCTCAAGGTCTGTAACAAAATTCTGCCTTAAGCGCTTCATTCATTGAAGCCtagaaattttcatttaaaagagcaAATCTTCCTGAGAGAGTTAAACTGGGCTCTCTGTCccttactctttttaaaaatatatatatatttttattgatttcagagaggaagggagagggagagagagagagaaacatcaatgatgagagagaatcattgatcggttgccttctgcatgccccctactggggattgagccagaaacgtAGGTGCGtaccctcaccaggaatcaaactgtgacctcctggttcataggtcgatgctgaaccgctgagccatgctggctgggctgtcccTTACTCTTTAGTTTAAATGAATCTATGCTACTTTCCTCTTAACAGTTTGTCCTGAAGGAACAACTTGTcccagaggaagaagggagacatTGTCTTTCCTTGACATTTTCAGGAAGTGGTGCTCGGTAAAGCTGGGTGCCAGTGCGTGGTGCACAGTAGGGGAGTGTCTGCCAGCAGCTTTGGCTCCAGGGGCTCCAGGATCCCAGTTTGGAAGAGGCCTTGCCTGCTGAGATGGGC
The genomic region above belongs to Myotis daubentonii chromosome 16, mMyoDau2.1, whole genome shotgun sequence and contains:
- the SCPEP1 gene encoding retinoid-inducible serine carboxypeptidase isoform X1 — its product is MELAPRICLLFLPLLLLLGPSTGAIINLPPDEGKEVWDYVTVRKDAHMFWWLYYATNPCKNFTELPLVMWLQGGPGGSSTGFGNFEEIGPLDSDLKPRKTTWLQSASLLFVDNPVGTGFSYVDKDGMYAKDLAMVASDMMVLLESFFSCRPEFQTIPFYIFSESYGGKMAAGIALELHKAIQQGTIKCNFSGVALGDSWISPVDSVLSWGPYLYSMSLLDDQGLAEVSQVAEQVLDAVNKGLYKEATQLWGKAEMVVEQNTDGVNFYNILTKTAPMFTTRSSLEFTQSHLVQLYQRHVRHLNRDDLNQLMNGPIRTKLKIIPKDCSWGGQANNVFLNMEEDFMKPAISVVDELLEAGVNVTVYNGQLDLIVDTMGQEAWVRKLKWTELSKFNQLKWKPLYNDPTSSETSAFVKSHKNLAFYWILKAGHMVPSDQGDTALKMMKLVTGQE
- the SCPEP1 gene encoding retinoid-inducible serine carboxypeptidase isoform X2; this encodes MFWWLYYATNPCKNFTELPLVMWLQGGPGGSSTGFGNFEEIGPLDSDLKPRKTTWLQSASLLFVDNPVGTGFSYVDKDGMYAKDLAMVASDMMVLLESFFSCRPEFQTIPFYIFSESYGGKMAAGIALELHKAIQQGTIKCNFSGVALGDSWISPVDSVLSWGPYLYSMSLLDDQGLAEVSQVAEQVLDAVNKGLYKEATQLWGKAEMVVEQNTDGVNFYNILTKTAPMFTTRSSLEFTQSHLVQLYQRHVRHLNRDDLNQLMNGPIRTKLKIIPKDCSWGGQANNVFLNMEEDFMKPAISVVDELLEAGVNVTVYNGQLDLIVDTMGQEAWVRKLKWTELSKFNQLKWKPLYNDPTSSETSAFVKSHKNLAFYWILKAGHMVPSDQGDTALKMMKLVTGQE